A single window of Microbacterium oryzae DNA harbors:
- a CDS encoding PH domain-containing protein yields MSAIPTNPQPEPSPAEVSTPVLDDRTYRGIREPRRGGGLALDGTWHQISPKYVVSQLLQNAIFLVVIWAVAIVVWALADAEVWPWIVAGAITLVTALPLAILPRQARALGYMLRADDIVFRKGILWQRMVAVPYGRMQLVDITGGPLDRAFGIAKLKMVTAAATTGVEIPGLGQQAAEALRDALIEVAETRRTGL; encoded by the coding sequence ATGAGCGCGATCCCGACGAACCCGCAGCCGGAGCCGAGCCCCGCTGAGGTCTCGACCCCCGTCCTCGATGACCGGACCTACCGCGGCATCCGCGAGCCGCGTCGAGGCGGCGGGCTCGCCCTCGACGGCACCTGGCATCAGATCTCGCCGAAGTACGTCGTCTCGCAGCTGCTGCAGAACGCGATCTTCCTCGTCGTGATCTGGGCCGTCGCGATCGTCGTCTGGGCGCTCGCCGACGCGGAGGTCTGGCCGTGGATCGTCGCGGGTGCCATCACGCTCGTGACCGCGCTGCCCCTCGCCATCCTCCCGCGACAGGCGCGCGCTCTCGGCTACATGCTGAGAGCCGACGACATCGTCTTCCGCAAGGGGATCCTGTGGCAGCGGATGGTCGCGGTGCCGTACGGACGGATGCAGCTGGTGGACATCACGGGCGGTCCGCTCGACCGCGCCTTCGGCATCGCGAAGCTGAAGATGGTGACGGCTGCGGCGACCACGGGCGTGGAGATCCCCGGGCTCGGTCAGCAGGCGGCCGAGGCGCTGCGCGACGCGCTCATCGAGGTGGCCGAGACGCGGCGGACGGGACTGTGA
- a CDS encoding DUF3180 family protein, with translation MRRTNAVSLLVAALLGGGAGFLLDHVLTASGRATFAPSLMLPVLLVLLGALVLALAWPVRRSVRDPEAPRVDPFRALRIAVLAKASSIVGAVVGAAALGLLLYGATRPVAPALGSVGTTIACAIAGALLVAAALLAEHLCTLPKDPDERDPDEPAAGAEPR, from the coding sequence ATGAGGCGCACGAACGCGGTGTCGCTGCTCGTCGCGGCCCTGCTGGGCGGCGGTGCCGGATTCCTGCTCGATCACGTGCTCACGGCGTCGGGGCGGGCCACCTTCGCGCCCTCGCTCATGCTGCCCGTCCTCCTCGTGCTGCTGGGCGCCCTCGTGCTCGCGCTCGCCTGGCCGGTCCGTCGATCCGTGCGCGACCCCGAGGCGCCGCGGGTGGATCCGTTCCGCGCGCTGCGGATCGCCGTGCTGGCGAAGGCGTCGAGCATCGTGGGCGCCGTCGTCGGAGCCGCGGCGCTCGGTCTGCTGCTCTACGGAGCCACGCGGCCGGTGGCACCCGCGCTAGGGTCGGTCGGGACGACCATCGCGTGCGCGATCGCGGGTGCACTCCTCGTGGCTGCCGCACTGCTCGCAGAGCACCTCTGCACGCTGCCGAAGGACCCCGATGAGCGCGATCCCGACGAACCCGCAGCCGGAGCCGAGCCCCGCTGA
- the folK gene encoding 2-amino-4-hydroxy-6-hydroxymethyldihydropteridine diphosphokinase, protein MSRDLARPLGSAPARVRRAPVAAVVAMGANLGDRAATLAAAVHELERLPLTEDVTCSRPHESVAVKLDGPDADAPAYLNAVALVVTRLAPTVLLGYLQAIEERHGRVRRERWGDRTLDLDLIAYGDVRSDDTRLILPHPRAAERDFVLAPWLEVDRDAVLPGVGRVDALLARLRGGSA, encoded by the coding sequence ATGAGCCGCGACCTGGCCCGGCCGCTCGGCTCGGCGCCCGCACGCGTGCGCCGCGCGCCCGTCGCGGCCGTGGTCGCGATGGGCGCCAACCTCGGCGACCGAGCGGCCACCCTCGCCGCCGCCGTGCACGAGCTCGAGCGCCTGCCGCTGACCGAGGACGTGACCTGCTCGCGCCCGCACGAGTCGGTCGCCGTGAAACTCGACGGCCCCGACGCCGATGCCCCCGCCTACCTCAACGCGGTGGCCCTGGTGGTGACGCGGCTCGCGCCCACCGTGCTGCTGGGGTACCTGCAGGCGATCGAGGAGCGCCACGGGCGCGTGCGTCGCGAGCGGTGGGGCGACCGCACGCTCGACCTCGACCTCATCGCCTACGGCGACGTGCGCTCCGACGACACCCGGCTGATCCTGCCGCACCCGCGTGCGGCGGAGCGCGACTTCGTCCTCGCCCCGTGGCTCGAGGTCGACCGTGACGCGGTGCTGCCCGGCGTCGGCCGCGTCGACGCCCTGCTCGCGCGCCTGCGAGGGGGGAGCGCATGA
- the folB gene encoding dihydroneopterin aldolase produces the protein MEALDRIELTGLTAFGRHGVFGFERENGQDFTIDLRLSLSTRRAAESDDVTDTVHYGELAEQVVAIVAGEPVNLIETLAHRIADAVLADERVRAVDVTVHKPHAPIAAQFSDVSVTVRRCALDATRGQDAR, from the coding sequence ATGGAAGCGCTCGACCGCATCGAACTGACCGGACTGACGGCCTTCGGGCGCCACGGCGTCTTCGGCTTCGAACGCGAGAACGGCCAGGACTTCACGATCGATCTGCGGCTGTCGCTGTCCACACGTCGCGCCGCGGAGTCGGACGACGTCACGGACACCGTGCACTACGGCGAGCTCGCCGAGCAGGTGGTCGCGATCGTGGCGGGCGAGCCCGTGAACCTCATCGAGACCCTCGCCCACCGCATCGCCGACGCGGTGCTGGCCGATGAGCGCGTGCGGGCGGTCGACGTGACCGTGCACAAGCCGCACGCGCCGATCGCCGCCCAGTTCTCCGACGTGTCGGTCACGGTGCGCCGCTGTGCGCTCGATGCGACCCGCGGGCAGGACGCCCGATGA
- the folP gene encoding dihydropteroate synthase, whose translation MTSIWGIVNVTPDSFSDGGAHFAADAAVAHGRRLIQDGATVLDVGGESTRPGAEPVGAAAEIARVEPVIRALAADGATVSIDTYRAETARSAIAAGAAILNDVSGGLADPALLEVAAAHDVDVALGHWRGPSADMYREASYGRIGREVAAELSARVDAAVAAGVRRERIILDPGIGFAKRGEQNWALLRELDEIISLGFRVLVGTSRKGFLTAALGDAPTLAQRDLATAVTSALAADAGAWGVRVHDAAATRDALAVARAWQG comes from the coding sequence GTGACCTCGATCTGGGGCATCGTGAACGTCACCCCCGATTCCTTCTCGGATGGCGGCGCCCACTTCGCGGCGGATGCGGCGGTCGCGCACGGACGACGACTCATCCAGGACGGCGCGACCGTGCTGGACGTCGGCGGCGAGTCCACGCGCCCCGGCGCGGAGCCGGTGGGCGCTGCGGCCGAGATCGCGCGCGTGGAGCCGGTGATCCGCGCGCTCGCGGCGGACGGCGCGACCGTGAGCATCGACACGTATCGCGCGGAGACCGCCCGATCCGCGATCGCCGCGGGCGCGGCCATCCTCAACGACGTCTCGGGCGGCCTCGCGGACCCCGCGCTGCTCGAGGTGGCCGCCGCGCACGACGTCGACGTGGCGCTCGGGCACTGGCGCGGCCCGTCCGCCGACATGTACCGGGAGGCATCGTACGGGCGGATCGGGCGCGAGGTCGCGGCCGAGCTCTCGGCCCGGGTCGACGCCGCGGTCGCCGCCGGCGTCCGCCGCGAGCGGATCATCCTCGACCCGGGGATCGGATTCGCCAAGCGCGGCGAGCAGAACTGGGCGCTGCTGCGCGAGCTCGACGAGATCATCTCGCTCGGCTTCCGCGTGCTCGTCGGCACCTCCCGGAAGGGCTTCCTCACCGCCGCGCTCGGCGACGCCCCCACGCTCGCGCAGCGCGACCTGGCGACCGCGGTCACCAGCGCGCTCGCGGCCGATGCGGGTGCGTGGGGGGTGCGCGTGCACGACGCGGCGGCGACGCGCGATGCGCTGGCGGTCGCGCGGGCCTGGCAGGGTTGA
- the folE gene encoding GTP cyclohydrolase I produces the protein MTVDRERVAALTRELLVAIGEDPDRAGLRQTPQRVADAYAEFFAGVGEDPAAPLAHTISVSRGPAPDTLPSGAVLLRGVRFRSVCEHHLLPFAGHAHIAYLPGEQVVGLGALPKVVDVLAARPQVQERLGEQIADTIAGSLDARGVVVVLDAVHQCVTMRGGRQSDSSTVTVAARGELAEPAARGEIVSLIALGGGLAHEELP, from the coding sequence GTGACCGTCGACCGGGAGCGCGTCGCGGCGCTCACCCGCGAGCTGCTCGTCGCGATCGGGGAGGACCCCGACCGCGCGGGGCTGCGCCAGACCCCGCAGCGCGTCGCCGACGCGTACGCGGAGTTCTTCGCGGGCGTGGGGGAGGACCCGGCAGCGCCGCTCGCGCACACGATCAGCGTGAGCCGCGGCCCCGCTCCCGACACACTCCCGTCGGGTGCGGTGCTCCTGCGCGGGGTGCGCTTCCGGTCGGTCTGCGAGCACCATCTGCTGCCCTTCGCCGGTCACGCCCACATCGCGTATCTGCCGGGGGAGCAGGTCGTCGGACTCGGCGCGCTCCCCAAGGTCGTCGACGTGCTGGCCGCGCGCCCGCAGGTGCAGGAGCGGCTGGGCGAGCAGATCGCCGACACCATCGCGGGCTCGCTCGACGCGCGCGGCGTCGTCGTCGTCCTCGACGCCGTGCACCAGTGCGTGACCATGCGCGGCGGGCGCCAGAGCGACAGCTCCACCGTCACCGTCGCGGCCCGGGGCGAGCTCGCGGAGCCGGCGGCCCGCGGGGAGATCGTCTCCCTCATCGCGCTGGGCGGCGGTCTCGCGCACGAGGAGCTGCCGTGA
- the ftsH gene encoding ATP-dependent zinc metalloprotease FtsH: protein MDVKKLTRNPLIYILLVGVLLIVGFSLISNLGAPRQISTQQGLELLDGDTVSEVVITDGDQRVDMTLSKAYEGATDVQFYYVTARAEEVVDAVDAAAPADGYDDAVPRATIWDSLLSLAVPILLLGLLFWFLMSSAQGGGRGVMQFGKSRAKLMSKEHPDVTFGDVAGADEAIEELQEIKEFLKDPARFQAVGARIPKGVLLYGPPGTGKTLLARAVAGEAGVPFYSISGSDFVEMFVGVGASRVRDLFNQAKENSPAIIFIDEIDAVGRHRGAGMGGGHDEREQTLNQMLVEMDGFDPKVNVIVIAATNRPDILDPALLRPGRFDRQIGVDAPDLKGRLRILQVHSRGKPLADNVDLEVVARKTPGFTGADLANVLNEAALLTARSNAQLIDDRAMDEAIDRVIAGPQRRTRVMKDKEKLITAYHEGGHALAAAAMNYTDPVTKITILPRGKALGYTMVLPLEDKYSVTRNELQDQLAYAMGGRVAEEIVFHDPTTGASNDIEKATSIARKMVTEYGMTTAVGPVKLGSSSGEVFMGRDMGHGRDYSERLAEHIDGEVRALIELAHNEAYEVLNANREILDRLALALLEQETLDHLQIEEIFKDVKKLPERPQWLSSSDRPVSALPPIDVPRKRQVDGIAASTTAESSATQPVTRPATGHARPATA from the coding sequence ATGGACGTCAAGAAGCTCACTCGCAACCCGCTGATCTACATCCTTCTGGTCGGCGTGCTGCTGATCGTCGGGTTCTCGCTCATCTCCAACCTGGGCGCGCCGCGACAGATCTCCACGCAGCAGGGCCTCGAGCTGCTCGACGGCGACACGGTCAGCGAGGTCGTCATCACCGACGGCGACCAGCGCGTGGACATGACACTGTCGAAGGCGTACGAGGGCGCGACCGACGTGCAGTTCTACTACGTCACCGCCCGCGCCGAGGAGGTCGTCGACGCGGTCGACGCCGCCGCTCCCGCCGACGGCTACGACGACGCGGTGCCGCGCGCGACCATCTGGGACAGCCTGCTCTCGCTGGCCGTGCCGATCCTCCTGCTCGGCCTGCTGTTCTGGTTCCTGATGTCGAGCGCCCAGGGCGGCGGCCGCGGCGTGATGCAGTTCGGCAAGTCCCGCGCGAAGCTCATGAGCAAGGAGCACCCGGACGTGACGTTCGGGGATGTCGCCGGTGCCGACGAGGCCATCGAGGAGCTCCAGGAGATCAAGGAGTTCCTGAAGGACCCGGCCCGCTTCCAGGCCGTGGGCGCCCGCATCCCGAAGGGCGTGCTGCTGTACGGCCCTCCCGGAACCGGCAAGACCCTGCTTGCCCGCGCGGTGGCCGGCGAGGCCGGTGTGCCGTTCTACTCGATCTCCGGCTCGGACTTCGTGGAGATGTTCGTCGGCGTCGGCGCGAGCCGCGTGCGCGACCTCTTCAACCAGGCCAAGGAGAACTCGCCGGCCATCATCTTCATCGACGAGATCGACGCGGTCGGCCGCCACCGCGGCGCCGGCATGGGCGGCGGTCACGACGAGCGCGAGCAGACGCTGAACCAGATGCTCGTCGAGATGGACGGCTTCGACCCCAAGGTCAACGTCATCGTCATCGCGGCGACGAACCGCCCCGACATCCTCGACCCCGCACTGCTGCGCCCCGGCCGCTTCGACCGGCAGATCGGCGTGGACGCCCCCGACCTCAAGGGCCGGCTGCGGATCCTGCAGGTGCACAGCCGCGGGAAGCCGCTGGCCGACAACGTCGACCTCGAGGTCGTCGCGCGGAAGACGCCCGGGTTCACCGGCGCCGATCTCGCCAACGTGCTGAACGAGGCGGCTCTCCTCACCGCGCGCTCGAACGCGCAGCTCATCGACGACCGCGCGATGGACGAGGCGATCGACCGCGTCATCGCCGGCCCGCAGCGCCGCACCCGCGTGATGAAGGACAAGGAGAAGCTCATCACGGCGTACCACGAGGGCGGTCACGCCCTCGCCGCCGCGGCGATGAACTACACCGACCCCGTCACGAAGATCACGATCCTCCCGCGCGGCAAGGCGCTCGGCTACACGATGGTGCTGCCGCTCGAGGACAAGTACTCGGTGACGCGCAACGAGCTGCAGGACCAGCTCGCCTACGCCATGGGCGGCCGCGTGGCGGAGGAGATCGTCTTCCACGACCCCACCACGGGCGCGTCGAACGACATCGAGAAGGCCACGAGCATCGCCCGCAAGATGGTCACCGAGTACGGCATGACCACGGCCGTCGGCCCCGTCAAGCTCGGCAGCTCCAGCGGCGAGGTCTTCATGGGCCGCGACATGGGCCACGGGCGCGACTACTCGGAGCGCCTGGCCGAGCACATCGACGGCGAGGTGCGCGCGCTCATCGAGCTCGCCCACAACGAGGCGTACGAGGTGCTGAACGCGAACCGGGAGATCCTCGACCGGCTGGCGCTGGCGCTCCTCGAGCAGGAGACGCTCGACCACCTGCAGATCGAGGAGATCTTCAAGGACGTCAAGAAGCTCCCCGAGCGGCCGCAGTGGCTGTCGTCGAGCGACCGGCCGGTCTCTGCGCTCCCGCCCATCGACGTGCCGCGCAAGCGCCAGGTCGACGGCATCGCCGCCTCGACGACGGCGGAGAGCTCCGCCACCCAGCCGGTGACGCGGCCCGCGACCGGACACGCGCGCCCCGCCACCGCGTGA
- the hpt gene encoding hypoxanthine phosphoribosyltransferase, translating to MRAADISGDLDRVLVTEEEIHAKLRELAAQVEKDYEGKKLLLVGVLKGAVMVMADFMRCLNREVVMDWMAVSSYGSSTKSSGVVQIRKDLDTDLGGYHVLIVEDIIDSGLTLSWLLSNFASRGAESIEVLALLRKPDAAKVEIDCRYLGFDIPNEFVVGYGLDYAEHYRNLRDVAVLAPHVYA from the coding sequence ATGCGTGCAGCCGACATCTCCGGTGACCTCGACCGCGTCCTCGTCACGGAGGAGGAGATCCACGCCAAGCTGCGCGAGCTCGCCGCTCAGGTCGAGAAGGACTACGAGGGCAAGAAGCTCCTCCTCGTCGGCGTCCTGAAGGGCGCCGTCATGGTGATGGCGGACTTCATGCGGTGCCTCAACCGCGAGGTCGTCATGGACTGGATGGCGGTGTCGAGCTACGGCTCCAGCACGAAGTCGAGCGGCGTGGTGCAGATCCGGAAGGACCTCGACACCGACCTCGGCGGCTACCACGTGCTCATCGTCGAGGACATCATCGACTCCGGCCTCACGCTCAGCTGGCTGCTGAGCAACTTCGCCTCCCGCGGCGCCGAGTCGATCGAGGTGCTGGCGCTGCTGCGCAAGCCCGACGCCGCGAAGGTCGAGATCGACTGCCGCTACCTCGGCTTCGACATCCCGAACGAGTTCGTCGTCGGCTACGGCCTCGACTACGCCGAGCACTACCGCAACCTCCGCGACGTCGCGGTGCTCGCGCCGCACGTCTACGCCTGA
- a CDS encoding NAD-dependent epimerase/dehydratase family protein, which yields MRVLVTGASGFLGRAVVEQLLAAGHEVRTLQRRPSGVAGAEDALGSVTDAATAERAVAGVDGIVHLAAKVSLAGDRTEFRAVNVEGTRTMLDAAGRAGVERFVQVSSPSVAHTGSSLVGVGAEPASPDSARGDYARTKAEAELLALARDGDAMHVVAVRPHLVWGPGDPQLIERIVERARRGRLPLLDGGTALIDTIYIDNAATGIAAALDRAPEAHGRAYLLTNGEPRPVGDLMAGICRAAGVQPPRWSVPAGVARVAGSLVERAWAIRPGADEPPMTRFLAEQLSTAHWFDLRDTVRDLQWRPTVTIDEGLERLGAHHRSRSGT from the coding sequence GTGAGGGTCCTCGTCACGGGAGCATCCGGCTTCCTCGGACGCGCCGTCGTCGAGCAGCTCCTCGCGGCCGGGCACGAGGTGCGCACGCTGCAGCGCCGCCCGTCGGGCGTGGCCGGGGCCGAGGATGCCCTGGGCTCGGTGACCGACGCCGCGACCGCCGAGCGGGCGGTCGCAGGGGTCGACGGGATCGTGCACCTCGCCGCCAAGGTCTCGCTCGCCGGGGACCGGACGGAGTTCCGCGCCGTGAACGTCGAGGGCACGCGGACGATGCTCGACGCGGCCGGGCGCGCCGGCGTCGAGCGCTTCGTGCAGGTGTCGTCGCCGTCGGTCGCGCACACGGGATCGTCGCTCGTCGGCGTGGGGGCGGAGCCGGCGTCGCCGGACTCGGCACGCGGCGACTACGCGCGGACGAAGGCCGAGGCCGAGCTCCTCGCGCTCGCACGCGACGGCGACGCGATGCACGTCGTCGCCGTCCGGCCGCACCTCGTGTGGGGGCCGGGCGACCCGCAGCTGATCGAGCGGATCGTCGAGCGCGCGCGGCGCGGCCGCCTGCCTCTCCTCGACGGCGGCACCGCGCTCATCGACACGATCTACATCGACAACGCCGCCACGGGCATCGCCGCTGCGCTCGACCGGGCGCCGGAGGCGCATGGCCGGGCCTACCTCCTCACGAACGGCGAGCCGCGCCCCGTGGGCGACCTCATGGCGGGGATCTGCCGCGCGGCCGGCGTCCAGCCGCCGCGGTGGAGCGTGCCGGCCGGTGTCGCGCGCGTCGCGGGATCCCTCGTGGAGCGTGCCTGGGCCATCCGACCCGGCGCCGACGAGCCGCCCATGACGCGGTTCCTCGCGGAGCAGCTGTCGACCGCCCACTGGTTCGACCTGCGCGACACGGTGCGCGATCTGCAGTGGCGGCCGACGGTGACGATCGACGAGGGGCTCGAGCGCCTCGGCGCGCACCACCGCTCCCGCAGCGGAACGTAA